The DNA sequence ttggagagaggaacgaatgCCAGCAATgacgttgagccccgaaggggagtgaattgtgagatcccacatcggttggagagaggaacgaatcattttttataagggtgtgaaaacatctccctagcatacacgttttaaaaatcttaaaagaaagcccaaaagaaaaggcccaaagaggataatatctgctagcggtgggctacAAGAATTATTACTCCATCTTTCCTAAGATTCAGTCGCATCCATATTCTTTGAAACATAACAAGACACAAGACAGGTGTTTACTACATAGGAGAATCAGAGGTTTGTTTCACCCATAATCAGGCTATTATAAACAGTAAAATTTTCAGTTTATGTGAATCCAATACTGTTTCGAACATACACCCACATCAGTAGACAATACTATGGATAGTAAGGAATATACTGTTAGCAAATCAAACGAAGAACATGATATCAAACTAAAGGGAAGACAAGGAGATAGCAATGCTCCATATGGATGATAAACTTCAACATAATGTTTTACATTCAAAGATCTAAACGTCTAAAGAGAGAAAATCTTACCTCTATTTCGTTCATTAATTTCATAGCCTCAATGATGCATAAGATTTGTCCCTTCTGTACTTTATCTCCAACCTATAAGAAGAACTCCTCAAAAAAAGCTCCAACGAAAGATTTACGAAATACCATTTACTATACGAAAGAAATTTACCTTAACAAACGGTGGTTCTCCAGGCCCGGGACTACGGTAGAACGTGCCCGCCATAGGGCATTTGAGAGGTGGAAGAGACGAACTGGTTGACTTGGCAGCAGGAGGTGAAGATGGTAGGCTTGAAACTGGAGAAGCAGGTGCTGGTAGTGCAGCAGGACCAGGAGCTGATGGTGCTACCGAGGGCGAGGGCGAGGGCGGGGACGCATACATCATAGGAACAGCAGCAGGAGGTGGTGCTTGAGGTAAGGCCTCTTTTTTACGGATCGTCACTTCGCAGTCGAGCTGTTTCAATTGTAACTCGACAATGTCTCTTGAATCGACAAGCCTGCAAGTAGGGAGAAACATGTTAAACCACAGCCATATGTAGAGGAAAAGTTCAGTGATTGAGCTAGCTAACTTGATAAGGCTTGAAACTTGAGTAATGAACTCAGAGATTGATTCTTCCGTTGCCAAAGGTTTAGAAGATTCATCACTCAATGATTTAGCACTTCCATCAATAGTATCCTTCAATGAAATGGACGACTTGAAGAACAGCATGTTAGAAAGGAGTCAATActtgaacaaagaaaatgcTTTTGTAATAAAGCTTTCATATAAGCATACATACCTCATTTAATTGTGCTTGTATGAGAGTTGAATGCTTATGAACAGGTTGCACGCCCTGCGACGTAACGCTTATATCACATGCGTAATCACGACAAAGAGTTATCGGTATGACATCGAAAATAGGGTTCTAGCTGAAGTGGTATAGTTctataaaaacataaaaagaacCACCGTACTTGAACAAGATTGGTTCTATAAGTTGTACAATTGCGTCTTGAGTTTTCAATAAGTTATGAACAAGAGAGCGATCTATTATTAACTTTATTGGTTGTACTACATATGTAACAGCTGAAGCCCAccgctagagagaggtttccacatctttataaggaatgcttcgttctcctttacaaccgatgtggaatcttacaattcacctcccgagcgtcctcactggcacaacACCCAGTgtctgattctgataccatctgtaacagcctaagctcactgctagcagatattgtccgctttggcccgttacatatcgccgtcagtctcacgattttaaaacgcatctgctagggagaggtttccacaccctttataaagaatgttttgtttccctctccaaccgatgtgaaatctcacaatccacccccataggggctagtgtccttgctggcacagcgtccggtgtttggctcNNNNNNNNNNNNNNNNNNNNNNNNNNNNNNNNNNNNNNNNNNNNNNNNNNNNNNNNNNNNNNNNNNNNNNNNNNNNNNNNNNNNNNNNNNNNNNNNNNNNNNNNNNNNNNNNNNNNNNNNNNNNNNNNNNNNNNNNNNNNNNNNNNNNNNNNNNNNNNNNNNNNNNNNNNNNNNNNNNNNNNNNNNNNNNNNNNNNNNNNNNNNNNNNNNNNNNNNNNNNNNNNNNNNNNNNNNNNNNNNNNNNNNNNNNNNNNNNNNNNNNNNNNNNNNNNNNNNNNNNNNNNNNNNNNNNNNNNNNNNNNNNNNNNNNNNNNNNNNNNNNNNNNNNNNNNNNNNNNNNNNNNNNNNNNNNNNNNNNNNNNNNNNNNNNNNNNNNNNNNNNNNNNNNNNNNNNNNNNNNNNNNNNNNNNNNNNNNNNNNNNNNNNNNNNNNNNNNNNNNNNNNNNNNNNNNNNNNNNNNNNNNNNNNNNNNNNNNNNNNNNNNNNNNNNNNNNNNNNNNNNNNNNNNNNNNNNNNNNNNNNNNNNNNNNNNNNNNNNNNNNNNNNNNNNNNNNNNNNNNNNNNNNNNNNNNNNNNNNNNNNNNNNNNNNNNNNNNNNNNNNNNNNNNNNNNNNNNNNNNNNNNNNNNNNNNNNNNNNNNNNNNNNNNNNNNNNNNNNNNNNNNNNNNNNNNNNNNNNNNNNNNNNNNNNNNNNNNNNNNNNNNNNNNNNNNNNNNNNNNNNNNNNNNNNNNNNNNNNNNNNNNNNNNNNNNNNNNNNNNNNNNNNNNNNNNNNNNNNNNNNNNNNNNNNNNNNNNNNNNNNNNNNNNNNNNNNNNNNNNNNNNNNNNNNNNNNNNNNNNNNNNNNNNNNNNNNNNNNNNNNNNNNNNNNNNNNNNNNNNNNNNNNNNNNNNNNNNNNNNNNNNNNNNNNNNNNNNNNNNNNNNNNNNNNNNNNNNNNNNNNNNNNNNNNNNNNNNNNNNNNNNNNNNNNNNNNNNNNNNNNNNNNNNNNNNNNNNNNNNNNNNNNNNNNNNNNNNNNNNNNNNNNNNNNNNNNNNNNNNNNNNNNNNNNNNNNNNNNNNNNNNNNNNNNNNNNNNNNNNNNNNNNNNNNNNNNNNNNNNNNNNNNNNNNNNNNNNNNNNNNNNNNNNNNNNNNNNNNNNNNNNNNNNNNNNNNNNNNNNNNNNNNNNNNNNNNNNNNNNNNNNNNNNNNNNNNNNNNNNNNNNNNNNNNNNNNNNNNNNNNNNNNNNNNNNNNNNNNNNNNNNNNNNNNNNNNNNNNNNNNNNNNNNNNNNNNNNNNNNNNNNNNNNNNNNNNNNNNNNNNNNNNNNNNNNNNNNNNNNNNNNNNNNNNNNNNNNNNNNNNNNNNNNNNNNNNNNNNNNNNNNNNNNNNNNNNNNNNNNNNNNNNNNNNNNNNNNNNNNNNNNNNNNNNNNNNNNNNNNNNNNNNNNNNNNNNNNNNNNNNNNNNNNNNNNNNNNNNNNNNNNNNNNNNNNNNNNNNNNNNNNNNNNNNNNNNNNNNNNNNNNNNNNNNNNNNNNNNNNNNNNNNNNNNNNNNNNNNNNNNNNNNNNNNNNNNNNNNNNNNNNNNNNNNNNNNNNNNNNNNNNNNNNNNNNNNNNNNNNNNNNNNNNNNNNNNNNNNNNNNNNNNNNNNNNNNNNNNNNNNNNNNNNNNNNNNNNNNNNNNNNNNNNNNNNNNNNNNNNNNNNNNNNNNNNNNNNNNNNNNNNNNNNNNNNNNNNNNNNNNNNNNNNNNNNNNNNNNNNNNNNNNNNNNNNNNNNNNNNNNNNNNNNNNNNNNNNNNNNNNNNNNNNNNNNNNNNNNNNNNNNNNNNNNNNNNNNNNNNNNNNNNNNNNNNNNNNNNNNNNNNNNNNNNNNNNNNNNNNNNNNNNNNNNNNNNNNNNNNNNNNNNNNNNNNNNNNNNNNNNNNNNNNNNNNNNNNNNNNNNNNNNNNNNNNNNNNNNNNNNNNNNNNNNNNNNNNNNNNNNNNNNNNNNNNNNNNNNNNNNNNNNNNNNNNNNNNNNNNNNNNNNNNNNNNNNNNNNNNNNNNNNNNNNNNNNNNNNNNNNNNNNNNNNNNNNNNNNNNNNNNNNNNNNNNNNNNNNNNNNNNNNNNNNNNNNNNNNNNNNNNNNNNNNNNNNNNNNNNNNNNNNNNNNNNNNNNNNNNNNNNNNNNNNNNNNNNNNNNNNNNNNNNNNNNNNNNNNNNNNNNNNNNNNNNNNNNNNNNNNNNNNNNNNNNNNNNNNNNNNNNNNNNNNNNNNNNNNNNNNNNNNNNNNNNNNNNNNNNNNNNNNNNNNNNNNNNNNNNNNNNNNNNNNNNNNNNNNNNNNNNNNNNNNNNNNNNNNNNNNNNNNNNNNNNNNNNNNNNNNNNNNNNNNNNNNNNNNNNNNNNNNNNNNNNNNNNNNNNNNNNNNNNNNNNNNNNNNNNNNNNNNNNNNNNNNNNNNNNNNNNNNNNNNNNNNNNNNNNNNNNNNNNNNNNNNNNNNNNNNNNNNNNNNNNNNNNNNNNNNNNNNNNNNNNNNNNNNNNNNNNNNNNNNNNNNNNNNNNNNNNNNNNNNNNNNNNNNNNNNNNNNNNNNNNNNNNNNNNNNNNNNNNNNNNNNNNNNNNNNNNNNNNNNNNNNNNNNNNNNNNNNNNNNNNNNNNNNNNNNNNNNNNNNNNNNNNNNNNNNNNNNNNNNNNNNNNNNNNNNNNNNNNNNNNNNNNNNNNNNNNNNNNNNNNNNNNNNNNNNNNNNNNNNNNNNNNNNNNNNNNNNNNNNNNNNNNNNNNNNNNNNNNNNNNNNNNNNNNNNNNNNNNNNNNNNNNNNNNNNNNNNNNNNNNNNNNNNNNNNNNNNNNNNNNNNNNNNNNNNNNNNNNNNNNNNNNNNNNNNNNNNNNNNNNNNNNNNNNNNNNNNNNNNNNNNNNNNNNNNNNNNNNNNNNNNNNNNNNNNNNNNNNNNNNNNNNNNNNNNNNNNNNNNNNNNNNNNNNNNNNNNNNNNNNNNNNNNNNNNNNNNNNNNNNNNNNNNNNNNNNNNNNNNNNNNNNNNNNNNNNNNNNNNNNNNNNNNNNNNNNNNNNNNNNNNNNNNNNNNNNNNNNNNNNNNNNNNNNNNNNNNNNNNNNNNNNNNNNNNNNNNNNNNNNNNNNNNNNNNNNNNNNNNNNNNNNNNNNNNNNNNNNNNNNNNNNNNNNNNNNNNNNNNNNNNNNNNNNNNNNNNNNNNNNNNNNNNNNNNNNNNNNNNNNNNNNNNNNNNNNNNNNNNNNNNNNNNNNNNNNNNNNNNNNNNNNNNNNNNNNNNNNNNNNNNNNNNNNNNNNNNNNNNNNNNNNNNNNNNNNNNNNNNNNNNNNNNNNNNNNNNNNNNNNNNNNNNNNNNNNNNNNNNNNNNNNNNNNNNNNNNNNNNNNNNNNNNNNNNNNNNNNNNNNNNNNNNNNNNNNNNNNNNNNNNNNNNNNNNNNNNNNNNNNNNNNNNNNNNNNNNNNNNNNNNNNNNNNNNNNNNNNNNNNNNNNNNNNNNNNNNNNNNNNNNNNNNNNNNNNNNNNNNNNNNNNNNNNNNNNNNNNNNNNNNNNNNNNNNNNNNNNNNNNNNNNNNNNNNNNNNNNNNNNNNNNNNNNNNNNNNNNNNNNNNNNNNNNNNNNNNNNNNNNNNNNNNNNNNNNNNNNNNNNNNNNNNNNNNNNNNNNNNNNNNNNNNNNNNNNNNNNNNNNNNNNNNNNNNNNNNNNNNNNNNNNNNNNNNNNNNNNNNNNNNNNNNNNNNNNNNNNNNNNNNNNNNNNNNNNNNNNNNNNNNNNNNNNNNNNNNNNNNNNNNNNNNNNNNNNNNNNNNNNNNNNNNNNNNNNNNNNNNNNNNNNNNNNNNNNNNNNNNNNNNNNNNNNNNNNNNNNNNNNNNNNNNNNNNNNNNNNNNNNNNNNNNNNNNNNNNNNNNNNNNNNNNNNNNNNNNNNNNNNNNNNNNNNNNNNNNNNNNNNNNNNNNNNNNNNNNNNNNNNNNNNNNNNNNNNNNNNNNNNNNNNNNNNNNNNNNNNNNNNNNNNNNNNNNNNNNNNNNNNNNNNNNNNNNNNNNNNNNNNNNNNNNNNNNNNNNNNNNNNNNNNNNNNNNNNNNNNNNNNNNNNNNNNNNNNNNNNNNNNNNNNNNNNNNNNNNNNNNNNNNNNNNNNNNNNNNNNNNNNNNNNNNNNNNNNNNNNNNNNNNNNNNNNNNNNNNNNNNNNNNNNNNNNNNNNNNNNNNNNNNNNNNNNNNNNNNNNNNNNNNNNNNNNNNNNNNNNNNNNNNNNNNNNNNNNNNNNNNNNNNNNNNNNNNNNNNNNNNNNNNNNNNNNNNNNNNNNNNNNNNNNNNNNNNNNNNNNNNNNNNNNNNNNNNNNNNNNNNNNNNNNNNNNNNNNNNNNNNNNNNNNNNNNNNNNNNNNNNNNNNNNNNNNNNNNNNNNNNNNNNNNNNNNNNNNNNNNNNNNNNNNNNNNNNNNNNNNNNNNNNNNNNNNNNNNNNNNNNNNNNNNNNNNNNNNNNNNNNNNNNNNNNNNNNNNNNNNNNNNNNNNNNNNNNNNNNNNNNNNNNNNNNNNNNNNNNNNNNNNNNNNNNNNNNNNNNNNNNNNNNNNNNNNNNNNNNNNNNNNNNNNNNNNNNNNNNNNNNNNNNNNNNNNNNNNNNNNNNNNNNNNNNNNNNNNNNNNNNNNNNNNNNNNNNNNNNNNNNNNNNNNNNNNNNNNNNNNNNNNNNNNNNNNNNNNNNNNNNNNNNNNNNNNNNNNNNNNNNNNNNNNNNNNNNNNNNNNNNNNNNNNNNNNNNNNNNNNNNNNNNNNNNNNNNNNNNNNNNNNNNNNNNNNNNNNNNNNNNNNNNNNNNNNNNNNNNNNNNNNNNNNNNNNNNNNNNNNNNNNNNNNNNNNNNNNNNNNNNNNNNNNNNNNNNNNNNNNNNNNNNNNNNNNNNNNNNNNNNNNNNNNNNNNNNNNNNNNNNNNNNNNNNNNNNNNNNNNNNNNNNNNNNNNNNNNNNNNNNNNNNNNNNNNNNNNNNNNNNNNNNNNNNNNNNNNNNNNNNNNNNNNNNNNNNNNNNNNNNNNNNNNNNNNNNNNNNNNNNNNNNNNNNNNNNNNNNNNNNNNNNNNNNNNNNNNNNNNNNNNNNNNNNNNNNNNNNNNNNNNNNNNNNNNNNNNNNNNNNNNNNNNNNNNNNNNNNNNNNNNNNNNNNNNNNNNNNNNNNNNNNNNNNNNNNNNNNNNNNNNNNNNNNNNNNNNNNNNNNNNNNNNNNNNNNNNNNNNNNNNNNNNNNNNNNNNNNNNNNNNNNNNNNNNNNNNNNNNNNNNNNNNNNNNNNNNNNNNNNNNNNNNNNNNNNNNNNNNNNNNNNNNNNNNNNNNNNNNNNNNNNNNNNNNNNNNNNNNNNNNNNNNNNNNNNNNNNNNNNNNNNNNNNNNNNNNNNNNNNNNNNNNNNNNNNNNNNNNNNNNNNNNNNNNNNNNNNNNNNNNNNNNNNNNNNNNNNNNNNNNNNNNNNNNNNNNNNNNNNNNNNNNNNNNNNNNNNNNNNNNNNNNNNNNNNNNNNNNNNNNNNNNNNNNNNNNNNNNNNNNNNNNNNNNNNNNNNNNNNNNNNNNNNNNNNNNNNNNNNNNNNNNNNNNNNNNNNNNNNNNNNNNNNNNNNNNNNNNNNNNNNNNNNNNNNNNNNNNNNNNNNNNNNNNNNNNNNNNNNNNNNNNNNNNNNNNNNNNNNNNNNNNNNNNNNNNNNNNNNNNNNNNNNNNNNNNNNNNNNNNNNNNNNNNNNNNNNNNNNNNNNNNNNNNNNNNNNNNNNNNNNNNNNNNNNNNNNNNNNNNNNNNNNNNNNNNNNNNNNNNNNNNNNNNNNNNNNNNNNNNNNNNNNNNNNNNNNNNNNNNNNNNNNNNNNNNNNNNNNNNNNNNNNNNNNNNNNNNNNNNNNNNNNNNNNNNNNNNNNNNNNNNNNNNNNNNNNNNNNNNNNNNNNNNNNNNNNNNNNNNNNNNNNNNNNNNNNNNNNNNNNNNNNNNNNNNNNNNNNNNNNNNNNNNNNNNNNNNNNNNNNNNNNNNNNNNNNNNNNNNNNNNNNNNNNNNNNNNNNNNNNNNNNNNNNNNNNNNNNNNNNNNNNNNNNNNNNNNNNNNNNNNNNNNNNNNNNNNNNNNNNNNNNNNNNNNNNNNNNNNNNNNNNNNNNNNNNNNNNNNNNNNNNNNNNNNNNNNNNNNNNNNNNNNNNNNNNNNNNNNNNNNNNNNNNNNNNNNNNNNNNNNNNNNNNNNNNNNNNNNNNNNNNNNNNNNNNNNNNNNNNNNNNNNNNNNNNNNNNNNNNNNNNNNNNNNNNNNNNNNNNNNNNNNNNNNNNNNNNNNNNNNNNNNNNNNNNNNNNNNNNNNNNNNNNNNNNNNNNNNNNNNNNNNNNNNNNNNNNNNNNNNNNNNNNNNNNNNNNNNNNNNNNNNNNNNNNNNNNNNNNNNNNNNNNNNNNNNNNNNNNNNNNNNNNNNNNNNNNNNNNNNNNNNNNNNNNNNNNNNNNNNNNNNNNNNNNNNNNNNNNNNNNNNNNNNNNNNNNNNNNNNNNNNNNNNNNNNNNNNNNNNNNNNNNNNNNNNNNNNNNNNNNNNNNNNNNNNNNNNNNNNNNNNNNNNNNNNNNNNNNNNNNNNNNNNNNNNNNNNNNNNNNNNNNNNNNNNNNNNNNNNNNNNNNNNNNNNNN is a window from the Cucurbita pepo subsp. pepo cultivar mu-cu-16 chromosome LG07, ASM280686v2, whole genome shotgun sequence genome containing:
- the LOC111798857 gene encoding biotin carboxyl carrier protein of acetyl-CoA carboxylase, chloroplastic-like (The sequence of the model RefSeq protein was modified relative to this genomic sequence to represent the inferred CDS: added 144 bases not found in genome assembly), which encodes MASSVTSASAVAKPTCPSLARRCINHKSSHCAFSFRLPHNPKLRIFTRGVQPVHKHSTLIQAQLNESSISLKDTIDGSAKSLSDESSKPLATEESISEFITQVSSLIKLVDSRDIVELQLKQLDCEVTIRKKEALPQAPPPAAVPMMYASPPSPSPSVAPSAPGPAALPAPASPVSSLPSSPPAAKSTSSSLPPLKCPMAGTFYRSPGPGEPPFVKVGDKVQKGQILCIIEAMKLMNEIEADQSGTIVEVIAEDGKPVSVDTPLFRIQP